GTCGGAATCCCGAACTCCACACGTGGCCAAGAAACCCGAGTGAGGTCAATCGCATAATCAACAAGTACAAGGCAAGCACCACGTGCAAACCAGCCAAGAAAACCTTCAATTTGTCCGACCTGTTGATGGATCGAAAGACAAAGGTACATGTCGATACCTACAGAGCGCGCAAGGAGATGTACGAGGCCAAGTACCCAACATGGGATGAACGTATTGAAAATTTCTCCGAAAATGAACTGGAGCTGCTTCTGAATGCATTGGATGCTAAGCTCGAGGCTGGCAAGAGAACATTACTTCATAAGAGGAACCGGCCTGCTGAACACCAGTATATTTGTTCATCAACCCAAAGGCAGCCTTGTAATTATTACAAACCGGATCAAAATGATAACAATGTGGAGGACAAAAATCCTATGACCAGCTGCTCTTGGAATCGTAGTAATATGGATATGGTGGAGATCCTCCAGCCCTTTCCAGTCTCATCATTTGACCAtcatcagcagcagcagcacccTTCCGATCAAATGCTTCGATTCGATAATTCAAATGAGTATGTGAATAGCGTTTTGGCTCCTAACAATAATCCCGGTCCGCTGGCGATGTGGATGCTGATGCAGAGCAAATACAACTATAGTAGTCTCCAGTTAACCGGAGGGGCTTCCGGCAGTAATTCTCAATTACCATTTGAAGGGCGGCATCACAGTAACTTCAATAACCCGATGATGATTCAGTCTACGGTGGAgaatatgaatatgaatatgatgAGGCAGGAGTACTATTCAGCTCGACTCATGCAGCAGCCAGCTGTGCCCTACTTGCAGTATCCAGTGCTGCCGGCTAGCGTTTCATCatctcatcaagttcatcaAGTGCAGGCTTCTCATCAGGTAGTGAGAGACGATGATCAGTACGAAGATATCAGCCAGTATCTAGTCATGAATAACAAGATGGCTTAACTTAATATATCTTGTTGGGAGTTTAAAATAATTAGTTAGTTAATTAGTGATGCTTTTAATTCTATATAACTGATTTGATTCTATatattttaggtttaatttagtcTCGTATTGGGATTTTACAGTGGCCTTTGATAACTTACACGCTGTGATCACCTACATGCATCCCAGAATTTTAGGATCCAAGGTAGTAGTTGTTTTCTGGTTCTTCTCTGGTTGAGTATCGATCGATCTGTATAAGTTTTTGTTGCAGTTAATTAGACGAATTTAGGTGCGTGCTAGAAAGATGAACGTATTGCTGGAAATATGAATTAGCTACTGCAGAGCTCTTGTATTTGATATACTTCATGCTAtttcttataaaaaaacaaGTAACAAAATACAAATGACATCCGAATTCATACTGCAAGTTCATATAGCTGATAAAAAACCACAaatccaaaattttgaaatttaaatcaAACAATTTGCAACGGAGTTCAGTATCTATGTGGTGCAAGTACTTAATAATATCTATTTACAAGTCTGCTCTACTAACAGCGTCAAGGCCTGCAATGCAATCTATATACCATTTCAAGGGATCACTTGGCTTCTCTGTGTACTTAAGTGCAATATCTAAGCTTAAATATTCCAAGCTTTGCAAGGGGCATTTGTGTTCACCAACCGACGCAGCACGAAGCTTAGGATTATAAGCGTAAATCTTTGAAGAACTAAAAGTTTGGAATCTACCTCTCTTTAAAAGAAATGTCAAAGGTTGTATTTTATTAAAGATTGGATTGATGATTAATATGGAAGCAAACATTGGCTTAAATAATCTGATTACAGCTCTTTGGGACACTCAAAGTTCTTAAGTAATTAAAACGAAGGCAAATAACATTAATTGGACGACAACAAAAAATACTATTTTTAGTACAGAACTTAAAAAAATGcagttttgaaagcataaaCGGCCTCAGATGATTGAAATCAATCATATATCACATAAAAGTCATAAATTTGAACAGTAGCGTCGTTATCTTTCCCAAAAGTATCATAGGCTCAAATCGGAGTTTGGATGCCAAATCTGCAAATTCCCATTACGTTCTTTTGTCTTACGTCaattcatttcttctctaatcCACTCGGCCATTTGTTATACGTCACCGAGAATCACTAGGGATATATTACAAGTGTTGCGTGACACGGAACGAGTGAATTTGTTCTTATGCTTAACAGAAAAGGAGCACAATTAATCAAAAGATAAACAGAGTAAGTTGCTCTCTTTGGGAGGTGTGACAAAATCTGACCAACAGCAACAGCCAACAGCCGACAGCCTCCATTTCTTGACAACGTGAACGCCTAGGCTGCTGCCGCGTAGAAGGCAATCACAAGCTCTGCACAATTGTTCTTCTTCCGGACAAAACGTAACTATTAGAGCAGAAGAGTAGAGAGAGGAGGCCAAACAATTTCATTTCCGGCCACTTTCCCATTTCACACTCCAAAACCCACATCACCAAACAAGTTTACGACCTCAAAGTTCCTCTTTTGATCTCCGCTGACGACAACCCTTTTGCGTTCATCGGCAAAGggtgtcaaatttgacagcttTTTTGGCTACACATTTTGATTTGCAGGCTTGCAGCGTATGAATTAGAAGAAGACAAAGTTAAGTCGGTCGGTCGATATCACCGCGTCGGCAAACGCAAAGTAGAGTTTgttacttcttcttttttcttccctttaaAGCTTTACATTTGCTTTGTTTGCGTTGACTGGTTTTGGTGGGTGGATAGGCGAACCTTCTGGCTAAGAGTTTTAAATGTTTTTGCTTTGCGTGTTTGAATGCAAATCTTGTGTGGGGTTGATCTAAAACCCAATGAAATAAAACCCTCTTgggtatttgttgaaattttgtagAATCTGAAGTGTCTTAGGGGAAAAAGGTAGCTGGAAGTTTGACAAAAGGGGTTGTTTAGATTTTGGTGAAAACCCCACCAAGAAAATCTAAAGTTTTTTCCGAATCGATTTTGTTGTGGTGATTTGTTGATCTGAGCTGTGCAGTTGAGGGTGGTGTGAATCTATGATACAAAATCAGATGTGAATTGTTTCAAACTTTGTATGTTTGTGTTTGAATTTAGGAATTAGGAAGTTAGGTTTTGCAGCTTCAAAGAGCGAAGAGATCTTCTTGCGATTGATCATTGCCAGTTTGATCTTGATTTCGCTTCTCAGTGAGTATAATATTGGAAACATTTGTAGTGTCTGTGAGCATTTGTTGTTGTAATTGGCTGTGCATATATTAAGTTGCTTGGAGACGAGTTTAATTGgacgaagaaaaagaagaagaaaatggttggGAGTACTGATGGAGTGACCGATAAGGTCTACTCAAATGGGTTGCTTCACCACTCAAGTGATTCTGTTGAGCAGAAGCTTGATGAGCTTCGGCGTTTAATGAGCAAAGCAGAAGGTGATCCGCTTAGGATAGTTGGTGTAGGTGCAGGTGCTTGGGGAAGTGTCTTTGTTGCTATGTTGCAAGATAGTTATGGTCATTTAAGAGATAAGGTCCTAATAAGAATATGGAGAAGACCAGGAAGATCAGTTGATAGAGCAACAGCAGAACATTTATTTGAAGTGATCAATTCAAGGGAGGATGTGCTGAGGAGACTGATTAGGCGCTGTGCGTATTTAAAGTATGTTGAGGCAAGATTAGGTGATCGGACGCTTTTTGCAGATGAGTTACTGAAAGATGGGTTTTGTGTGAATATGATTGATACCCCTCTTTGCCCTATGAAGGTTGTCACAAATTTGCAGGAGGCTGTTTGGGATGCTGATATTGTGGTGAATGGGCTGCCATCAACAGAAACTTGTGTGGTCTTTGAAGAAATTAGTAGGTACTGGAAAGAGAGAGTAACAATGCCAGTCATTATCTCTCTTTCAAAAGGTGTTGAAGCTGAATTGGAGCCTGAACCACGCATAATTACGCCCACTCAAATTATCAATCGAGCAAGTAAGACTGATTCCATACTTTTCATGGATTGTTAACAATGTTTTTAGGGTCAATGCACTGGTAGCTAAGGTTCTGATACCTATTTTTCTCCTTGAGCATTTCTTCTTGGTTGTTTTCTGCTATCTGTTTCATCATTTCGGCTGCTCTTTGATGCTGAGTTATTTACTTAGTGTGTTTTATAATTGTTTGATAATCCCTCCATTGAGTTGACGGCCTTGAGATTCTTAGTGGGGTTTTCTTTCTGATTATAAAAGTAATgtgtagtttttattttttttattttttctatgcTATTAGAGTGGTTCATACTTCATAAAATGGTTGTATGGTTATGATAGATATTCAGTCAATTAATTACCTTGTACGTTTTTTACCCTGGCTATTCTGTTCTCTTAATATGCACTTCTTTTTTCAGCTGGTGTTCCCAATGAGAACATTCTCTACCTTGGAGGACCCAATATTGCCTCTGAGATTTACAACAACGAATATGCCAATGCTCGGATATGTGGAGCTGACAAGTGGAGAAAGCCCTTGGCTAAGTTTTTAAGGCAACCCCACTTTATA
This is a stretch of genomic DNA from Malus domestica chromosome 02, GDT2T_hap1. It encodes these proteins:
- the LOC103418611 gene encoding MADS-box transcription factor 50-like, producing the protein MGRGRLNMELITNERARKATFQKRTKGILKKAGEISTLCDLDVCMIIYGPKQAGRNPELHTWPRNPSEVNRIINKYKASTTCKPAKKTFNLSDLLMDRKTKVHVDTYRARKEMYEAKYPTWDERIENFSENELELLLNALDAKLEAGKRTLLHKRNRPAEHQYICSSTQRQPCNYYKPDQNDNNVEDKNPMTSCSWNRSNMDMVEILQPFPVSSFDHHQQQQHPSDQMLRFDNSNEYVNSVLAPNNNPGPLAMWMLMQSKYNYSSLQLTGGASGSNSQLPFEGRHHSNFNNPMMIQSTVENMNMNMMRQEYYSARLMQQPAVPYLQYPVLPASVSSSHQVHQVQASHQVVRDDDQYEDISQYLVMNNKMA
- the LOC103407457 gene encoding glycerol-3-phosphate dehydrogenase [NAD(+)] GPDHC1, cytosolic-like translates to MVGSTDGVTDKVYSNGLLHHSSDSVEQKLDELRRLMSKAEGDPLRIVGVGAGAWGSVFVAMLQDSYGHLRDKVLIRIWRRPGRSVDRATAEHLFEVINSREDVLRRLIRRCAYLKYVEARLGDRTLFADELLKDGFCVNMIDTPLCPMKVVTNLQEAVWDADIVVNGLPSTETCVVFEEISRYWKERVTMPVIISLSKGVEAELEPEPRIITPTQIINRATGVPNENILYLGGPNIASEIYNNEYANARICGADKWRKPLAKFLRQPHFIVWDNGDLVTHEVMGGLKNVYAIGAGMVAALTNESATSKSVYFAHCTSEMIFITHLLAEEPEKLAGPLLADTYVTLLKGRNAWYGQKLAKGELNLEMGDSIKGKGMIQGVSAVKAFFELLSQPSLSILHPNEKKPVAPVELCPILKMLYRILITREFPSQAILQALRDETMNDPRDRIAIAQTHAFYRPSLLGQQL